DNA from Methanobrevibacter sp.:
CCATCATTTATTATTTTGCCAATCATAAAAACTACCTTGTTTGTGGAACAGGCAATAAGAGTGAAATCCTGATTGGCTACTTTACAAAGCATGGAGATGGCGCGTGCGATATTGAGCCAATAGGAGATTTATATAAAACTGACGTTTATAAATTAAGTGAATTTTTAAACATTCCAAAAGATATTATCTCAAAGCCTCCCCGCGCAGGATTGTGGGACAATCAAACTGATGAAGAAGAAATTGGAATGAGTTATGATTTACTTGATCAGATTCTTTATCTCCGCACACAAAGAGATATGAAAAATACTGAAATAGCTGAAAAATTAAGTATTTCCGTTGATGATGTGGATATGATTATTAAAAAAATAATCAGGAACCAGCACAAAAGCAAAGTTCCTGAAAGCCCTAAAAAAACAATACTAGACTGGTGATTTAGTGAGCGAAAATATTGAAGAGAAATGGCAGAAAAAATGGGCAGATGCAAAAATATTTGAATCTAACCCTGATGAAAGAAAAAAATTAT
Protein-coding regions in this window:
- a CDS encoding NAD+ synthase, which gives rise to MPELNCKKTKKDIAEFIKSKVSESKTDGIIIGLSGGIDSTLSAYLSCEAVGRENVFGITLPSTTTPTEDKIHGVDVAKKLGIEYKEVGIDTILNEYLSVTQLDSDNLAIGNLKARIRMSIIYYFANHKNYLVCGTGNKSEILIGYFTKHGDGACDIEPIGDLYKTDVYKLSEFLNIPKDIISKPPRAGLWDNQTDEEEIGMSYDLLDQILYLRTQRDMKNTEIAEKLSISVDDVDMIIKKIIRNQHKSKVPESPKKTILDW